A single genomic interval of Panthera tigris isolate Pti1 chromosome E3, P.tigris_Pti1_mat1.1, whole genome shotgun sequence harbors:
- the HIRIP3 gene encoding HIRA-interacting protein 3 has protein sequence MARENEMQEFIRSFFRGRPDLSTLTHSIVRRKFLAHAGRDHLEPDEKQALKRLVEKELLKVQVDEAGAREERPDLAKKAKRPPTPSSGPGRKRFRFNSESEPSSAASSPDCFGLSAKNGMAAEVSSAEEESPKRASRKAVEESSDEEQQRDLAAKTGLEREVKESSGEEEEGSARTSKVSKEESSEEDEEGDEEESRGRIGKKPVTKKKQAPGKTSASRKQAREESEDSEEEPAQRTRKKAEGKKGAKSHQESAKDSEEEDTIAKKKENREKEEKDWKAGARGSGGKKSAWEERSREQKSRAARLLGDSGETEEEEEKAAAGSGDNSGGDEEPLVQRKSKDRTLQKGGKRQSGSSEDGEDSWRKVKPTAEGAAKTAKEGGISGEASDSEAEDSPKGERGNRSSKKSSRKGRARSSSSSSTDGSPQSKGRKAGSGRRGEDHPAVMRLKRYIRACGAHRNYKKLLGPCRSHKERLSVLRAELEALGMKGNPSLEKCRALKEQREEAAEVASLDITNIISGSGRPRRRTAWNPSGEADPPGELYCRTLGSEDEQPRPPPPDWSHMRGIISSDGESN, from the exons ATGGCGCGGGAGAACGAGATGCAGGAGTTCATCCGCAGCTTCTTCCGAGGCCGCCCGGACCTCAG CACGCTCACGCACTCCATAGTGCGGCGGAAGTTCTTGGCTCACGCGGGCCGCGACCACCTGGAACCCGACGAGAAGCAAGCACTAAAGCGGCTGGTGGAGAAGGAGCTGCTGAAAGTGCAG GTGGATGAAGCAGGTGCCAGGGAAGAGAGGCCAGATCTTGCCAAGAAGGCTAAGaggcctcccacccccagcagtgGCCCTGGGAGAAAAAGGTTCCGTTTCAATTCGGAGTCAG AGCCCAGCTCTGCAGCCTCCAGTCCAGACTGTTTTGGCCTCTCAGCAAAGAATGGGATGGCAGCAGAAGTCAGTTCAGCAGAGGAGGAGAGTCCAAAGCGAGCCTCAAGGAAAGCAGTTGAGGAGAGCAGTGATGAGGAACAGCAGAGGGACCTGGCTGCAAAGACTGGATTAGAGAGGGAGGTGAAGGAGagcagtggggaggaggaagagggctcCGCCAGAACAAGTAAGGTCTCAAAGGAAGAGAGCAGTGAGGAAGATGAGGAAGGGGACGAGGAGGAGTCCAGAGGCAGGATTGGGAAGAAACCTGTGACAAAGAAGAAGCAGGCACCAGGCAAAACCTCAGCCAGTAGGAAGCAGGCCAGGGAAGAGAGTGAGGACAGTGAGGAGGAACCTGCCCAGAGGACAAGAAAGAAGGCGGAGGGAAAGAAAGGTGCTAAAAGCCACCAGGAAAGTGCAAAGGACAGTGAGGAGGAAGACACCATagccaagaagaaagagaacagagagaaagaggaaaaggattgGAAAGCTGGAGCCCGGGGCAGTGGAGGGAAAAAGTCAGCTTGGGAGGAGAGGAGCCGCGAGCAGAAAAGCAGGGCAGCCAGGCTACTAGGAGACTCGGGggaaacagaggaagaagaggaaaaagcagcAGCAGGCAGTGGGGATAACAGCGGGGGAGATGAAGAGCCCCTggtgcagagaaagagcaaggacaGGACCCTGCAGAAAGGTGGGAAAAGGCAGAGTGGAAGCAGCGAGGATGGGGAAGACAGCTGGAGAAAGGTGAAACCAACTGCTGAAGGTGCTGCAAAGACAGCCAAAGAGGGCGGTATCAGTGGTGAGGCGAGTGACAGTGAGGCAGAGGATAGCCctaagggggagagggggaaccGCTCTTCCAAGAAGAGCTCCAGGAAAGGCCGGGCACGaagctcctcctcctcttccacagACGGCAGTCCACAGTCCAAAGGCAGGAAG GCTGGCTCCGGTCGCCGTGGTGAGGACCACCCAGCCGTGATGAGGCTAAAGCGCTACATTCGGGCCTGTGGTGCCCATCGAAACTACAAGAAGCTTCTGGGCCCCTGCCGCTCACACAAGGAGCGCCTCAGTGTCCTCCGGGCAGAGCTGGAAGCCCTGGGCATGAAGG GCAATCCTTCCTTAGAGAAATGTCGGGCCCTGAAGGAGCAGCGGGAGGAGGCGGCCGAGGTAGCCTCCTTGGACATTACCAACATCATCAGTGGTTCAG GTCGGCCACGCAGACGCACGGCTTGGAACCCTTCAGGAGAAGCAGATCCCCCAGGGGAGCTATACTGCCGGACTTTGGGCTCAGAGGATGaacagccccgccccccacccccagactggTCACATATGCGTGGCATCATCAGCAGTGATGGGGAGAGTAACTGA